The following is a genomic window from Chania multitudinisentens RB-25.
TCTTGCTTTAGCAGCTCTGCAATCGCATCAGTCAACTGGATGCGTCCCCAAGCTCCTGGTTTGGTTTTTTCCAAAATCGGCCAGATATCCGCAGTAAGCACATAACGACCAACAGCAGAGTAATTGGATTTCAACTGAACTTCACGGCTCGGTTTTTCAACAATCGACGTCATACGTGAACTTTCACCTGATTGTAAGGTATTGGTTTCACATTCAACCACCGAGTATTCATAAAGCACATCCTGTTCCACTGCCTGAACCAGAACCTGGCTGATACCTGTTTGTTCAAAACGGCGCACCATATGTGCCAGGTTATCTTTTTTTAAATCTGCCTTTGCATCATCCATCAAAACATCCGGCAACATCACCACAAAAGGTGAATTTCCTACCAAGGGTTTTGCACACAGTACCGCATGGCCTAACCCTTTGGGTTGCCCCTGGCGGATATGCATCAGAGTGACGCCTTTCGGCGTTATCGATTGTACCTCATCAAGCAATTGGCGTTTCACACGCGCTTCGAGCATGGCTTCTAGCTCATAAGAGGTATCAAAATGGTTTGCAATCGCATTCTTGGAGGAGTGTGTGACCAAAATAATTTCTTTGATACCGGCTGCAACACACTCATTCACAACGTATTGAATTAGTGGCTTATCAACGATCGGCAGCATTTCTTTTGGTATAGCCTTAGTTGCTGGCAGCATACGCATGCCTAAGCCTGCAACAGGAATGACAGCTTTCAACATCTTCGTCATGATAATCCTCTTTGAATCTTATCGCTGTACCAACAACTACAATCGTTACTGACTATTTAACGCCTGCTTTAGCCACCGAGCGAAGCTCTCACCTTCTGATGTATGACGCAAACCATACTGTACAAAAGCCTTCATATAGCCCAGTTTGTCACCACAATCGTGCGATTTTCCACTCATGTGGAAAGCTTCAACCGTCTCCTGTTCCATCAGCAGGGCAATCGCATCGGTCAACTGAATTTCATCACCCGCCCCTGGCGGCGTCTTTTCCAACAATGGCCAGATATTGCCCGAAAGCACATAGCGCCCCACCACGGCCAAGTTTGAAGGAGCATCTTCCCGCGCCGGTTTCTCTACCACAGCGGTCATCGGGGTACTTTCTCCATCTTCTAATTTGACACCACCACAGTCTACAACACCGTATTTAGAGACATCCTGTTCAGGCACTGGTTCAACCATAATCTGGCTAAAACCGGTTTGCTCAAAACGTTGAATCATTTTGGCCAAGTTTTCTTTGCTCAAATCGGCAGTGGCATCATCCAACAGCACATCTGGCAGTAATACTACGAAAGGATTATCCCCCACCATCGGTTTAGCACACAGCACTGCATGCCCCAAGCCTTTAGCTTGCCCTTGGCGCACTTGCATGATGGTGACGTCTGGTGGACAGATACTTTGCACATCTGCAAGCAATTGGCGTTTTACGCGAGCTTCAAGCACAGCTTCCAGTTCGAAAGAAGTATCAAAGTGGTTTTCAATCGCGTTTTTAGATGAATGCGTAACCAGCACAATGTCTTTAATACCTGCAGCAACACATTCACTTACGATGTACTGAATCAGTGGCTTATCAACTACTGGTAACATTTCTTTAGGGATGGCCTTGGTGGCAGGCAACATACGTGTTCCCAAACCCGCCACAGGAATCACAGCCTTCAATCTTTTTTGCATAGTTTTTTCACCAACCAATAACAAGATAAATGCAAAGGTGCTTGGCAGAGTAACGAGATGAATGCTGGATAAATTTTATTTATCTAATCATCACGTTATAACACACCTTAAATATGAGAAGACATCAATTTTGGTACGCTACCGCCCTTGGCTTTCAGCTACCAACATGCTGTAAAAACTGCTTAAATCACCAGAATGTGATTATTATCACGCCTGTCAATAAACCAGGTTTTTGTTCCGAATTTGAAACAAAGAAGTCACAGCTAAAAGAAGAGGCGACACCGCATTGTGTGAACGGTGAGGTTTGTGACCATCCATAGGATAGTAAGATTCTTATACTATTGCCCCATTGAAACAAGCCTTAGATAAACATGTACAGGCCTTTTCAGAATAAGACCACTCTTGATGTTTAAACGTACAAATTTTCTCATGCAAAATAAAAAATAACCAATTGATTTTATTTAATATTATTTAGGCATCGATATCCAGGGTAAATGTTTGACTTATTCTTGCGTTATTATCGACAAATCAGGCAAAAAAGCCTGCCACGACCCAACTTTCTGCCCTGCTCATTTATCTTGTATCTCCAACTACTGATTTAAAGTTGAATTCCCTTCCCTCAGCGTCCATCATTCCCACTTATGCTACAGAACCAATAAGTGAGATTGGGTATATGGACTGGATCGCAGATCCAACAATTTGGGCCGGTTTGGCCACCCTGGTTGTGCTGGAAATTGTATTAGGGATAGACAACCTGATATTTATTGCCATTTTAGCAGAAAAATTACCAGAAAAACAAAGAGATAAAGCACGCATCGTGGGGCTTTCATTAGCTTTGCTGATGCGTTTGGCACTGTTAGCCTCAATCTCCTGGCTGGCAACACTCACCAAGCCCCTGTTTACTGCCGCAGGCCATGCATTCAGTGGCCGGGATCTGATCATGCTGGTTGGGGGTATCTTTCTGCTATTTAAAGCCACCATGGAACTGAATGAACGCCTGGAAGGCAAAGATGAAGAACAACATGGGTCACGTAAAGGCGCTCGTTTCTGGCCTGTGGTTGCACAGATTGTCGTTCTGGATGCGGTATTTTCGCTGGATTCGGTGATTACTGCGGTTGGTATGGTCGATCATCTGGCAGTAATGATGATTGCGGTTTGTATCGCTATCGGCCTGATGTTGCTTGCCAGTAAACCACTCACACGTTTTGTCAACGCCCACCCCACTATCGTGATTCTGTGTCTCAGCTTCTTGCTTATGATTGGTTTCAGCCTCGTTGCAGAAGGGTTCGGTTACCATATTCCGAAAGGGTACCTCTACGCCGCGATTGGTTTCTCAGTGATGATCGAAGCGTTAAATCAACTCTCCCAATTCAACCGGCGCCGTTTTCTTTCCAAGGTTCGTCCTCTGCGTGAACGCACTGCTGAAGCAGTATTGCGCATGTTAAGTGGCAAGCATGAAGAAGCCGAGCTGGACAGCCATTCAGCCAATTTAGTCGCTGCACGTACCAATGAAAGCGGTGAAGTTTTCAACCAGCAGGAACGCCATATGATCGAGCGCGTGCTAGGTATGGCACAGCGTACGGTCAACAGCATCATGACATCACGGCATGATGTGGAATATCTTGCGCTGAACGATCCACAAGAAAAATTGGCGCAATTGCTGAAGAAAAACCAGCATACGCGCATCGTTGTAATAGAAGATAACTCTAACGATGAACCGCTGGGCGTCATCCACACGATCGATGTCCTGAAACAACAGCTGCAACAATCCTCATTAGACCTACGTGCGCTGGTGCGCCAGCCCTTGATCTTTCCAGAGCAATTAACGTTACTTTCCGCACTAGAACAATTTCGTCAGGCAAAAACGCATTTTGCTTTTGTTGTCGATGAGTTTGGCTCAATTGAAGGGGTCGTGACATTGACGGATGTCATGGAAACCATCGCCGGTAATCTGCCAGAAGCAGATGAGGAAACGGACGCACGCCACGATATTCAACAAACTGCCGAGGGTTATTGGATTGCCAATGGTCACATGCCGTTGGAAGATTTAGTGCTGTATGTACCGCTATCAATCGAAGAAAAGCGTGAATACCATACCCTGGCAGGTTTATTGATGGAACATTGCCAGCGCATCCCACAAGAAGGTGAACAACTATCAATTGGTAACTATCTGTTTGAACCCTTAGAGATCAGTAGCCACCGTATCGTGAAAGTAAAAATTACGCCGTTGGCGATAGCGGAAGGAGATGATGAAATCTAAGCCACGCCGGGCATGCCAATGGATGCCCGGCATTGGCGGTCAGCGCACAGGCACCAGCAGTTCTGTTGCTACAATCACCACAATTAACCCCACGATAACCGGCACCGAAGTACGCTTAACTACATCGAATGGTGAGATTTTCGCCATCCCAGAAACTGCCACCACTACACCGGAAACCGGTGACAAAGTTCGGCCCAGGTTTGATGCTTGCAACATTGGAATGACCAGATAAGCCGGGTTAATTCCCATTTGCGCGGCCAACTTCGGGATCAATTCAACAAATGCATAGAAAGGAGCGTTACCGGAGCCTGTCGTCATGGCTGCTAACATAGTAATCACCACCAGAACCAGCATCATAATAATACCGCCAGTTCCAAATGATTGCGCCAAGCCGATCAAACCGCTGATAAACCCGATGGTGCTTAACCCCTGAGCAAAAACGCCAGCCGCAACCAACAACATAACTACGCTGGCAAAAGCATCGGCCATCCCGCGGTAAGCCACTTCCAAACCGGTAAAGACGATTTTTGCATTGAAACTACGGATGAACTCAATCACCGCAGCCAAAAGCATACAGATGACCAGTATGGTAATAATATGCAGCTCAGGGCCCCATTTGCCGTCAAACACCAACACCCCCAAAATCGGGGTAAAGGGCAGGATGGCATAGAAAGCCGGAGCGTGAGTCGTGATCTCACTGACATCGACAATATGATGCTGTTCGTTGTTTTTCTTATCGAGATAACGCTGCCAGAAGAAATGGGCAATCGCCATACAGATAATGGCAGCAATCGAGATAGGTAGCGTGGTTTTAAACGCAAAATCAACCAACGGCATTTCTGCCGCTTTTGCAGCCAACACCACATCTCCAGAAGTTGGTGAAAGGATAATGGCTGCCGGAGAGGCACAAATAGCCGCTGCCGCACCACGGCTGATGCCCACATTCACCATCAGCGGGAACAGCGTCGCCATCAGTAACACACCAAGGCCAGTTGCCGAGGACACCGCCAACGACATCAGGCAGGCAACGAAATAAGCCGCAATCATTAATAAATAAGGGGAGTTGATCACCTGCAAAGGGCGCGAAGCCAACTTCACCACCACATCATTGGCACCAATATGTGTCATATACGCGGCAAAACCACACAGCATCATAATCATCATGCCGAGATCGCCGCCGCGGCTCATCAGCAAAATTTTGACATATTCAACAATATCAGTCGCATGCCAGCCTGTTGAGGTAGCGCTGGCAGGCAATACGCTTTTCCCCATCGATGCGCTGATCGCCAATAACATCAGCCCTCCAACCATCAATACTCCTGTGGCCGAATAACCTTTAATAATGTAACGACCAACCCCTATCGCTACCACCACACCAATCAAAAGTTCTATCATAATCCCTCAGCTTGATTATTTTACTTCAGCTAAACATGCTATAGCCGCCAAATAGCGGCCTACTTTGCCGAAAAACGATATAAGACATTATGACACTCATCAAAGTTGCGAGAGGAAACTATCAGGAAATAATGAAATCTCAGGTTAGAACAGCTTTTAAGGCAATGGGTAGTAAACAGGCCGATTAAACGGCCCGTACCAAACAAAGACTATAACTTATCGAGCAGTTTTTTCAGTTCTCGCCCTTCGGACGAGCTTTTATTCTTATCTACCCATTTATTCAGAGCATCCTTGGCGCGATCCTGCAGCATTTTGCGCAAAACCTGGTCAACTTGCAGCTGATAATTGAGCTGTTGCCATGGCCCATAGACTCGCAATGGTATCGGTGTTTTCCTCAACTGTGTAATCAGATTATTGCTACCCTGCCATCCCCCGGTCACCAGCACATTTAATGTCATATCGCACTGTTTATCTTGCATATTCACGGTTCCACTACCGGTCAGGTTGAGTAAAGGGGAATCTGCCGTCAGTTTGCTGAGATTAATTGTGCCATTGCTCAAACTTCCCTTGGCACTCATCTGTTTCACTTCGGTATAACGTTGGTAGTTATCCTGCCCACGAACGCTGCTGTCATTACGCGCTACAGCTTGCTGGATGAGCTGTTGAATATTCAGGCCATGCAACTGAGCGTTTTGCATGATCATTTCAGCCGTACCTTGCCAACTCTGTTCAAAAGCAGATGCAGTAAACCGATCGCCAGTCAAATCACCCTGCATACTGAAAGTGCCAGTCAGCACCAATGGCATGCCAAACGCCTTGAGCACATCTCCCAACTCAATCTGCTGCAATACCGGCTGCAATGTGATGAGTGGTTTGCTGCCACGTACATCCAGTGAACCCGGCAAAGCAAAACCACCACCAGCCAGTTTGCCGGATAAGGTTTTTACCGTCAGTAATCCCTGCTGATTATCAACCTGTGCCACCAGTTGGCTGAGATTCATCCCACGGTATGTTACCTGTTCCGCTTTCAGATTCAGTTGGGCGTTGAAATCACGTAGCATCTGCAAACTCTGCTGCGAATCCTCCGCTTGATTAGCGATAACCGGAGCAGCAGTCATTGATGGCGCTAATTGCACTTCGTCGGCAGTTTTGTTCTGCCATCCCGAAACCGCATCCAGGTTAAGGTTGGCTGAACTGAGATCTAAAATATAGCGAGGTTCCAGCCCAAACTGCGCACTTGCTGTACCGGTCAGTTGGCTGTCATTGGCACTGAACATCAGTTGGCTGAACGCAATTTGCTGCGGCGACTGCTGATACAGGGCCTGTACGCTGCCTTCACCTTTAATACCTGTTGCGGGAATATCCGCACCTTCGAGCTGGTAACTGAATTGTGTAACATTTGCGCCAATCTGGCGGGGATATTGCTGCAAATCAAGATCGGCAACCAGCGTAAACGTCAGATCTCGCTGATCGCGGTTCACCCGGCTGGAGAGTTCCATCTGCGCCTGATGCTGGCCGTTTTGCTGTAGGCTCAAATTAATATCGCGAACATTGATCTGCTCGTTATTGGCACGTTGCCAGATTAACAGGCTGTCCACTACGCGCAAATTATCGATCCCAAACGTCCAGGCAGAGTCAACATCATCAGCCTGATTGCCTCCAGGCGCTATCGGCGCACCCAGTTGCACTTGTTCTTCACTATCAGCAGTCAGGCGGATAACAGCATTTTTCAGCATCACCTGTTTGACATACAGTTGGTGGGAGAGCAGCGGCAAGAGTTTGACATCAAGCCGCATATTGTCAGCACTGAGCACCGGTGCTTTCGCGCCAGGCGCAGTCAGGGTCATCCGCCCAGCCAAAATGCTGAGTTGGGGCCACACATGCCAGCGTAAATCGCCTTCCAGCGTCAGGTGGTAACCGCTACGTTGTTCAACCTTCTTGACCATATAGGCACGGAAATCATTCGGATTGACCAGCATGACCAACGCCGTCATACCCGCCACCAGCACTACCAGTAAAATCACCAAAGTTGTCAGTAATCTTCTCATGCCATCCTCTCACCCTCTGATGACCGGAAACTGCGGTATGATTAGCCGCAATTCCAAATACTTTGGGCATCTCAGCGCAGAATACCCAACGCAGTCAGTCTTTATCGATACGGCTGGCCACTGCCCCCTGTTGATCTTTATATTTTGCATCCTGCCGGCTGTTATATGGCCGTGCTGCCGGCCCAGAGAGCGGTTCGAAACTCAGTGCGCCGATCAGCATGCCAGGCCGTAACGCAAGTGGCAGCTTACCTGAATTATAGAACTCCAATACAATTCTCCCCTGCCAACCAGGATCAATTCGGTGCGCGGTCACATGTACCATCAACCCCAGCCGGGCCAAAGAAGAACGGCCATCAAGCCAGCCCACCAGATCGTTTGGCAGCGTCACTGACTCCAGCGTGACCGCCAGCGCCAACTCGCCAGGATGCAGGAAGAAAGCCTCCCCTTCTGGCAACACGATCTCATCGCTCATGACGCGATCAAGCGCCGCACCCACTTCATCTTTAGGCCCGCTAAGATCGATAAATGCAGCCGTGTGACCGCGAAAAACGCGGAATTGATTACCCAAACGGACATCCACCGTGGCCCCGCTAATACGTTCAATCGGCGGACGTGGCGAGATAACCAGTTTTTCACTATCCAGCCAGGCTTCTATATCACGGTCACACAGTCTCATTCGTTATCTCCATTCGATCAAAGCGCAAAAATTGCCACATAGCAGACCAAAGATCTATGTCAGGGCATTAGATAATTCACTACAGGCCGAAAAAATACCGTTTTCTCACATTCAAATGACATTATTCAAAAAATTGGCTGATTTTGGCTTTCAAAATATCAATGGCAATGCGGTTTTTACCCCCACGTGGAACAATAATGTCAGCATACTGTTTGGAAGGCTCAATAAATTGCAGGAACATTGGGCGAACCGTTTTCTGGTATTGTGCCATCACGGAATCCATCGAACGGCCACGCTCATTCACATCGCGCTTCATACGCCGCATCAGGCAAATATCCAACGGAGTGTCAACAAAGATCGAGAAACTCATCGTTTGACGCAAACGGACATCCGTCAATAACAAGATACCTTCCAGAATAATGACTTTTTTCGGTTCCAGATGGATAGTTTCTTTCTTACGCGTATGTTCGGTGTAGCTGTACAACGGCAACTCAATCGCCTTACCGGCTTTCAGCATTTGCAGATGCTGCAACAAAAGATTGTGATCCATTGAATTCGGGTGGTCATAGTTGGTTTTAACCCGTTCTTCCATGGTCAAATGAGTCTGATCTTTATAATAACTGTCTTCTGGGATCACACCGATATGCTCGTCCCCCACCTGCTCACGGAGTTCACGATACAGAGTGCTGGCGATAAGACTTTTTCCAGAGGCAGATGCACCAGCTATACCGATAATGACGCACTGATGCGGTTTGTCAGTCATAAAATTAAGGACCTGATTTTAAAGTGGGAAAAAGAGAACTGAGACAGAGTAATTATAGGGAGTTCATGGGCATAGCGCCAGCGTTTATCCCCCCCTATCGTCTTGCACATTGAGGAGTGATTGACTGTAACCTGAAATTCGCTGGTCGATAGCCTGAAAAGATCAGATAGCGTTTTAAGAACATTACGACTACTGTAAATCAGGCTCTCAGAGTACAATATTGCTCCATGATCCTCCTGTTCACCTTCAGCGAGTATTCAAATTCGTGAAACAACGTTATTTATTCTCTTCAGTTGAGTGCTGCCCTACATGATGAACTGGCATTTCCTGACCTTCTTTGGTGACAGCATGCTGTTGCTTCCCTGCGCCGCCATTATCTTCATCATTTTGATACTTTCACCTGCCAGTAGAAAACCCACATGGGAATGGACGCTGTTGTTTGGTGGTGTCAGTGCCGTGGTGTGTGTATCAAAACTGGCCTTTATGGGTTGGGGCATTGGCAGCCGCGAGTTTGACTTTACCGGATTCAGCGGCCATTCGGCGCTGTCTGCCAGCATCTGGCCAGTCATGCTGTGGCTGCTCAGTAGCCGTTTTTCACGGGCAATCAGGCGCGCAGCCGTTATCATGGGGTATATTCTCGCTATCGCCGTAGGTTATTCACGCTTGGCGATTCACGTTCACTCCACCTCAGAAGTGATTACCGGCTTGGTATTGGGCCTGATCGTCAGCAGCACATTCCTGTTACTCCAGCGCGGCACTACGCCCCCCAGGTTATCCTATCGCAAGATTGGCGCTACGCTGATTCTGCCGCTGATCCTGATCAACACCGGCAGCGCAGCGCCAACCCAGAGTTTACTGGAGCGGATTGCCGTAACAATTGCTCCCGTAGAAAGGCCTTTTATACGAGCCGATCTGCACAAGGCACCAACTTCCTCTATCAGTGCTAAACACCATTAAAAAACCCGGCGTGGTGCCGGGTTGTCATTAGAGCCTACGAATTTACAGCGCTCGGAAAGAGATCTCGGTTGGAATGGCTTCCCCCTGCCAGTACATTTGTGCCGCAACGCGCCCGGCCAATTGGCGGTACATTTCGGCAAACTCGCTGTCTGGGCGGCTGATTACCGTGGGCTGACCACGATCCAGATCTTCACGTAATGAAATATGCAACGGCATCTGCCCTAACAGGCGGCTGTTGTATTTTTTCACTAACTTCTCTGCACCGCCGGTACCGAAAATAGGCTCATGGTGGCCGCAGTTGCTGCAAATATGCATGCTCATATTCTCAACGATACCCAGCACTGGCACATGCACTTTCTCAAACATCACAATGCCCTTCGCTGCATCCAGTAAGGCGATATCCTGCGGCGTAGTCACCACCAGCGCACCGGTAACCGGGATGTTCTGCGACAGTGTTAGCTGAATATCACCGGTACCCGGCGGCATATCCAGCACCAGATAATCCAAATCTGGCCACAGCGTATCCTGCAACAATTGCAACAGCGCCTTACTGGCCATCGGGCCACGCCATACCATCGCGTTATCATCAGTCACCAGATAGCCGATAGAGTTAGTTGCCAGGCCGTGAGCCATGATCGGTGCCATACGTTGGCCGTCCGGTGACGTTGGGCGTTCATGTTCAGTACCCAGCATATTCGGGATCGACGGGCCATAAATGTCCGCATCAAGAATCCCCACTTTGGCCCCCTCAGCGGCCAATGCCAGTGCCAGATTGACTGCGGTGCTGGATTTCCCCACCCCGCCCTTGCCAGAACTGACAGCAATGATATTACGCACTCCCTTCACACCGGCCTGATCGTTGGCCCGTTTCAGGGTAGTGATGTCCTGCTTCAGTTTCCAATCGATGGCCTGCGCGCCGGTTACGCGCAGCAGTTCATCACTCACCGTCTCTTGCAGCGCAGCAAAACCACTCCGCCAGGCGAATGGCATGATCAGTTCAATATGCAGCACCTTGTCCAGCATCGCACAATGGTGGATAGCTTTCAGGGCAGTCAGATTATTTTTTAACGTCGGGTGTTCAAAGGCGGCCAGTACACCGGTCACCAGGGCACGCAGAACTTCAGGGTTAGTCTGCTCGGGGGATTTTGCGTTCATCCCGGCTCCTTGATTTTTTTTAAATGATTAACTTCTCGCTAAGCATACCAGAACTACGAGGCAACCCGTGCGCATAACCCGAAAGAAACCGCTCTGGTAGCAAAGAGCGCGATCGGTTACCATCAAAGTCCCTTTTTATTCATTACAGAAAGCAAGTTCTTACTATGGCTCAAGTCGCGAAAAAATTATTGGTGACGTGCGCGCTACCGTACGCAAATGGTTCCATCCATCTCGGCCACATGCTCGAGCACATCCAGGCAGATATCTGGGTTCGTTACCAACGAATGCGCGGCCACGAGGTTCATTTCATCTGTGCAGATGACGCACACGGCACCCCAATCATGCTGAAGGCACAGCAGATGGGCATCCAGCCGGAAGAAATGATCGCGACAATGAGCCACGAGCACCAACAGGATTTCGCTGGTTTTGGCATCAGCTATGACAACTATCACTCAACCCATAGCGAAGAAAACCGTGAGCTGGCCGGTCTGATCTATCGCCGTCTGAAAGAGAACGGCTTTATCAAGCAAAGAACCATTTCTCAGCTTTATGATCCTGAGAAAGGCATGTTCCTGCCAGATCGTTTTGTGAAAGGCACCTGCCCGAAGTGCAAATCCCCAGACCAGTACGGCGATAACTGCGAAGTCTGTGGCGCCACCTACAGCCCAACCGAACTTATTGAGCCGAAATCGGTAGTTTCTGGCGCTACGCCGGTCATGCGTGATTCTGAGCATTTCTTCTTTGACCTGCCGGCGTTCAGCGACATGCTGCAAGCCTGGACCCGTTCCGGTGCGCTGCAAGAGCAAGTGGCGAACAAAATGCAAGAATGGTTCGAATCCGGCCTGCAACAGTGGGATATTTCCCGCGACGCGCCGTATTTTGGCTTTGAGATCCCAGATGCGGCTGGCAAATATTTCTACGTTTGGCTGGATGCGCCGATCGGCTATATGGGCTCCTTCAAAAACCTGTGTGATAAACGTGGCGATCTGAATTTCGATGAATTCTGGCGTAAAGATTCCACCACCGAGCTTTACCACTTTATTGGTAAAGATATCGTTTATTTTCACAGTCTGTTCTGGCCTGCCATGTTGGAAGGCAGCAACTTCCGCAAACCGACCAACCTGTTTGTGCACGGTTATGTCACGGTGAACGGCGCGAAGATGTCTAAATCGCGCGGTACCTTTATCAAGGCCGGAACTTACCTACAGCATTTGGATGCTGACTGCCTGCGTTACTACTATGCCGCCAAGCTGTCTTCCCGCATTGACGATATCGACCTGAACCTGGAAGATTTCGTGCAGCGCGTGAATGCCGATATCGTCAACAAAGTGGTGAATCTGGCTTCACGTAACGCCGGTTTCATCAATAAACGCTTTGGCGGGCAACTGGCTGATAAACTGGCTGACCCGGCGCTGTATCAAACCTTTGTTGAAGCTGCTGAAAGCATTGCTGAAGCCTATGCCAACCGCGAAACCAGCCGTGCGATCCGCGAAATCATGGCGCTGGCCGATTTGGCTAACCGTTACGTGGATGAGCAAGCCCCCTGGGTGGTGGCGAAGGAAGAAGGGCGTGACGCTGATTTGCAGGCAATCTGCTCAATGGGTATCAACCTGTTCCGTGTGTTGATGACTTACCTGAAACCGGTATTGCCTGCGCTGACCGAGCGGGCCGAAGCTTTCCTCAACTGTGAGCTGAGTTGGAATGCTATTGCACAACCGCTGCTGGGTCACCCGGTGAGCCCCTTTAAGGCACTGTTTAACCGTATCGATCTTGATAAAGTGAATGAAATGGTTAACGCCTCAAAAGAAGATATGGCCGCAGCGAAGGTGGTGACCGGCCCGTTAGCAGACGATCCGATTCAGGAAACCATTACCTTTGACGATTTCGCCAAGGTAGACATGCGGATTGCGCTGATTAAAAGCGCTGAATTTGTGGAAGGTTCCGACAAACTGCTGAAACTTCTGTTGGATCTGGGTGGCGAGTCTCGTCAGATATTCTCCGGCATTCGTTCCGCTTATCCCGACCCGAAACAGCTGGAAGGCCGCCTGACCATCATGGTAGCCAATCTGGCACCGCGTAAAATGCGCTTCGGCATTTCCGAAGGCATGGTAATGGCCGCTGGCCCAGGCGAGAAAGATATTTTCCTGTTGAGCCCGGATAGCGGTGCACAGCCAGGAATGCAGGTGAAATAAGCCATCAGTGCATGTCCCCTGACCCTTGCCTCAAGGGAAAGGGGACTATTCTGTGTAACTCTCCGCAGTAACCTTAAGTAACCCATACTCCGGTTCTAACCACCAAACCCATTGCTATGGGTTGAAAATATATTAAAAAATAACGAAAAAGGCATCTTCTAACACTCCAGCAAAATTTTGACTTTTCTCACAGGAAGAAAAATAAATTTTTATCCTGAAAATGGTAATTTTTTCGATCCTTTATACAAAAAATGGCTAACTATAATTTTTTCCTCAGCCATTTTCTTTAAAACAACCAAAGAAGCATCTAAAACCCCCTTTAATAAAATGCTATTTTGGAAGTATTCGGCATCTTTACTAAAAAAGTGATTGATTATAGATTGATGGCCGGGATTTTATTGCCAATAAAAAATTTGGCATAGTTGGCAACAAATCCTACCAATGGCGACTTATTGCCATTTCAATATGGATCTTGACATCGATTTATTG
Proteins encoded in this region:
- the metG gene encoding methionine--tRNA ligase, which translates into the protein MAQVAKKLLVTCALPYANGSIHLGHMLEHIQADIWVRYQRMRGHEVHFICADDAHGTPIMLKAQQMGIQPEEMIATMSHEHQQDFAGFGISYDNYHSTHSEENRELAGLIYRRLKENGFIKQRTISQLYDPEKGMFLPDRFVKGTCPKCKSPDQYGDNCEVCGATYSPTELIEPKSVVSGATPVMRDSEHFFFDLPAFSDMLQAWTRSGALQEQVANKMQEWFESGLQQWDISRDAPYFGFEIPDAAGKYFYVWLDAPIGYMGSFKNLCDKRGDLNFDEFWRKDSTTELYHFIGKDIVYFHSLFWPAMLEGSNFRKPTNLFVHGYVTVNGAKMSKSRGTFIKAGTYLQHLDADCLRYYYAAKLSSRIDDIDLNLEDFVQRVNADIVNKVVNLASRNAGFINKRFGGQLADKLADPALYQTFVEAAESIAEAYANRETSRAIREIMALADLANRYVDEQAPWVVAKEEGRDADLQAICSMGINLFRVLMTYLKPVLPALTERAEAFLNCELSWNAIAQPLLGHPVSPFKALFNRIDLDKVNEMVNASKEDMAAAKVVTGPLADDPIQETITFDDFAKVDMRIALIKSAEFVEGSDKLLKLLLDLGGESRQIFSGIRSAYPDPKQLEGRLTIMVANLAPRKMRFGISEGMVMAAGPGEKDIFLLSPDSGAQPGMQVK